The following coding sequences are from one Coffea arabica cultivar ET-39 chromosome 11e, Coffea Arabica ET-39 HiFi, whole genome shotgun sequence window:
- the LOC113719060 gene encoding uncharacterized protein isoform X1 has product MEVVTLNCCWKSRPYNLSASVFQPLGMEFVGPRNSAEMSPARFFSGFRVGLRVFASRNSVKKSRKKEKSQKYDTSPSNKAVLEENDAVSNTPPLADNYIQENSNTSSFNHSEGQSTLLIPSRGAVLRACTITSCLIGTLGVVIRQVSHFASTKGWPVIDASSEISLNFETWHLELIVGLVILISSCRYLLLNIWLDFAESSEAANKQVLSSLEPSDYIVVAFLPGISEDDIMIFNTSIARAGTSVSWCITAPFWHGLEECLCGCCFIWDTAFGKWSEVFFCCLGNVCRACLRLCHSCVLKYHRANGFSCNEQFSWWHHGAIHIKVIKIDLAQGAGMRQFVSLYLLSGLNLLWYI; this is encoded by the exons ATGGAAGTTGTCACTCTGAACTGTTGTTGGAAGTCAAGACCATACAATTTATCTGCATCCGTCTTTCAACCTCTAG GTATGGAATTTGTTGGCCCTCGTAATTCAGCAGAGATGTCGCCTGCTCGATTTTTCAGT GGATTTAGAGTTGGTTTAAGAGTTTTTGCTAGTCGGAATTCAGTCAAGAAGtccaggaaaaaggaaaaatcacaGAAGTATGATACTTCACCATCAAATAAGGCTGTCTTGGAAGAAAATGATGCAGTATCAAATACACCACCTCTCGCAGATAATTACATTCAAGAAAATAGCAACACATCCTCCTTTAACCACTCAGAGGGGCAAAGTACACTTCTAATTCCGTCCAGAGGTGCAGTTCTTCGGGCATGCACGATCACTTCCTGTTTAATTGGAACTTTAGGTGTTGTTATCAGGCAG GTTTCTCATTTTGCATCCACAAAGGGATGGCCTGTCATTGATGCATCGTCAGAAATTTCAT TAAACTTCGAGACATGGCATCTTGAGTTGATAGTGGGACTAGTTATCCTAATATCATCTTGCAGGTACCTACTTTTGAATATCTGGCTGGATTTTGCTGAGTCTAGTGAAGCGGCTAATAAGCAG GTCCTTAGCTCGCTAGAACCTTCAGACTACATTGTTGTAGCATTTCTACCAGGAATTAGTGAG GATGACATCATGATCTTCAATACCTCTATTGCTAGAGCAGGAACTTCTGTTTCGTGGTGCATTACTGCCCCTTTTTGGCATGGACTGGAAGAGTGTCTTTGCGGTTGCTGCTTTATTTGGGATACTGCATTTGGGAAGTGGTCGGAAGTATTCTTTTGCTGTCTg GGCAATGTTTGTCGGGCTTGCTTACGGTTATGCCACAGTTGTGTCCTCAAGTATCATCGTGCCAATGGCTTCTCATGCAATGAACAATTTAGTTGGTGGCATCATGGGGCGATACACATCAAAGTCATCAAAATAGATTTGGCACAAGGTGCCGGGATGCGCCAGTTTGTCAGTTTGTACTTATTATCTGGTTTAAATTTGCTTTGGTACATTTAG
- the LOC113719060 gene encoding uncharacterized protein isoform X2 codes for MEVVTLNCCWKSRPYNLSASVFQPLGMEFVGPRNSAEMSPARFFSGFRVGLRVFASRNSVKKSRKKEKSQKYDTSPSNKAVLEENDAVSNTPPLADNYIQENSNTSSFNHSEGQSTLLIPSRGAVLRACTITSCLIGTLGVVIRQVSHFASTKGWPVIDASSEISLNFETWHLELIVGLVILISSCRYLLLNIWLDFAESSEAANKQVLSSLEPSDYIVVAFLPGISEELLFRGALLPLFGMDWKSVFAVAALFGILHLGSGRKYSFAVWAMFVGLAYGYATVVSSSIIVPMASHAMNNLVGGIMGRYTSKSSK; via the exons ATGGAAGTTGTCACTCTGAACTGTTGTTGGAAGTCAAGACCATACAATTTATCTGCATCCGTCTTTCAACCTCTAG GTATGGAATTTGTTGGCCCTCGTAATTCAGCAGAGATGTCGCCTGCTCGATTTTTCAGT GGATTTAGAGTTGGTTTAAGAGTTTTTGCTAGTCGGAATTCAGTCAAGAAGtccaggaaaaaggaaaaatcacaGAAGTATGATACTTCACCATCAAATAAGGCTGTCTTGGAAGAAAATGATGCAGTATCAAATACACCACCTCTCGCAGATAATTACATTCAAGAAAATAGCAACACATCCTCCTTTAACCACTCAGAGGGGCAAAGTACACTTCTAATTCCGTCCAGAGGTGCAGTTCTTCGGGCATGCACGATCACTTCCTGTTTAATTGGAACTTTAGGTGTTGTTATCAGGCAG GTTTCTCATTTTGCATCCACAAAGGGATGGCCTGTCATTGATGCATCGTCAGAAATTTCAT TAAACTTCGAGACATGGCATCTTGAGTTGATAGTGGGACTAGTTATCCTAATATCATCTTGCAGGTACCTACTTTTGAATATCTGGCTGGATTTTGCTGAGTCTAGTGAAGCGGCTAATAAGCAG GTCCTTAGCTCGCTAGAACCTTCAGACTACATTGTTGTAGCATTTCTACCAGGAATTAGTGAG GAACTTCTGTTTCGTGGTGCATTACTGCCCCTTTTTGGCATGGACTGGAAGAGTGTCTTTGCGGTTGCTGCTTTATTTGGGATACTGCATTTGGGAAGTGGTCGGAAGTATTCTTTTGCTGTCTg GGCAATGTTTGTCGGGCTTGCTTACGGTTATGCCACAGTTGTGTCCTCAAGTATCATCGTGCCAATGGCTTCTCATGCAATGAACAATTTAGTTGGTGGCATCATGGGGCGATACACATCAAAGTCATCAAAATAG
- the LOC113719060 gene encoding uncharacterized protein isoform X3, which translates to MEVVTLNCCWKSRPYNLSASVFQPLGMEFVGPRNSAEMSPARFFSGFRVGLRVFASRNSVKKSRKKEKSQKYDTSPSNKAVLEENDAVSNTPPLADNYIQENSNTSSFNHSEGQSTLLIPSRGAVLRACTITSCLIGTLGVVIRQVSHFASTKGWPVIDASSEISLNFETWHLELIVGLVILISSCRYLLLNIWLDFAESSEAANKQVLSSLEPSDYIVVAFLPGISESRNFCFVVHYCPFLAWTGRVSLRLLLYLGYCIWEVVGSILLLSGQCLSGLLTVMPQLCPQVSSCQWLLMQ; encoded by the exons ATGGAAGTTGTCACTCTGAACTGTTGTTGGAAGTCAAGACCATACAATTTATCTGCATCCGTCTTTCAACCTCTAG GTATGGAATTTGTTGGCCCTCGTAATTCAGCAGAGATGTCGCCTGCTCGATTTTTCAGT GGATTTAGAGTTGGTTTAAGAGTTTTTGCTAGTCGGAATTCAGTCAAGAAGtccaggaaaaaggaaaaatcacaGAAGTATGATACTTCACCATCAAATAAGGCTGTCTTGGAAGAAAATGATGCAGTATCAAATACACCACCTCTCGCAGATAATTACATTCAAGAAAATAGCAACACATCCTCCTTTAACCACTCAGAGGGGCAAAGTACACTTCTAATTCCGTCCAGAGGTGCAGTTCTTCGGGCATGCACGATCACTTCCTGTTTAATTGGAACTTTAGGTGTTGTTATCAGGCAG GTTTCTCATTTTGCATCCACAAAGGGATGGCCTGTCATTGATGCATCGTCAGAAATTTCAT TAAACTTCGAGACATGGCATCTTGAGTTGATAGTGGGACTAGTTATCCTAATATCATCTTGCAGGTACCTACTTTTGAATATCTGGCTGGATTTTGCTGAGTCTAGTGAAGCGGCTAATAAGCAG GTCCTTAGCTCGCTAGAACCTTCAGACTACATTGTTGTAGCATTTCTACCAGGAATTAGTGAG AGCAGGAACTTCTGTTTCGTGGTGCATTACTGCCCCTTTTTGGCATGGACTGGAAGAGTGTCTTTGCGGTTGCTGCTTTATTTGGGATACTGCATTTGGGAAGTGGTCGGAAGTATTCTTTTGCTGTCTg GGCAATGTTTGTCGGGCTTGCTTACGGTTATGCCACAGTTGTGTCCTCAAGTATCATCGTGCCAATGGCTTCTCATGCAATGA